CTGCCTGGCCGGCAAACGCCTGCTCTACCGCTATTGCGACGCCCGCGGTGTCACCGCCAAGCGTTGCGGCAAGCTGATGGTCGCGACCTCGGACGACCAATTGCCGAAGCTGCAGGCGATCTGGGACCAGGCCGAACGCAATGGCGTCGAGGACATGCACTGGCTCTCCGGCGAGGCGGCGCGCGCGATCGAGCCGGAAGTCACCTGTATCAAGGCCTTCCTCTCAGGCTCCACCGGCATCGTCGACAGCCACGGCTACATGCTGGCGCTGCAGGGCGATCTGGAAAATGCCGGCGGCATGGTCGCCTTCGAGACGCCGGTTGTCGCGGCCCGCATCGAGGCCGACGGCATCGTGCTGGTGACCGGCGGTGCCGAGGCTGGCGAGATCAAGGCCCGCATCGTGGTCAATGCCGCCGGCCATTCCGCGCCGAAGCTCGCAGGCCTGATGCAGGGCTTTCCGGCAGAGCATGTGCCCGAGCAATGGTACGCCAAGGGCAATTACTTCTCGCTGGTCGGCCATCAGCCATTCTCGCGTCTGGTCTATCCGATGCCCGATACCGCCGGCCTCGGCGTCCACGCGACCGTCGATCTGCAGGGCCGCAACCGCTTCGGCCCGGATGTCCAATGGGTGGAGAGCGAGCACGATCTGATCGTCGATCCCGCCCGCTCGGAGAGCTTCTACGCGGCGATCCGCGCCTATTGGCCGGGCCTGCCCGATGGCGCGCTCTCACCCGACTATGCCGGCATCCGTCCGAAGCTCCATGGACCCGGCACGCCGATGCCCGATTTCCGCGTCGATGGGCCGGAGGTTCACGGCATTGCCGGCCTCGTCAACCTGCTCGGCATCGAGAGCCCCGGGCTCACCGCCTCGCTCGCCATTGCCGAATTGACTGCCTCCCGCCTCGGCCTGCCACCCAAGGATACGATCTCATGACGTCGCCCGCTGATCTCGCGCCGCTTGGCGCGATTGCCACCGCATCCGCCATCGCCGACGGCAAGGTCTCGGCCCGCGCCGTCATCGATCATGCGCTGGAGCGGATCGGCGCCGAGAACACGCGGCTTCACGCCTTCATCGCGGTGACATCAGACGAGGCGCGGGCCGAGGCCGACATGCTCGATGCGCTTCAGGCGAAGGGCCATCGCCGCGGCCCGTTCCACGGCGTGCCGCTGGCGGTGAAGGACATTATCGACGTCTCCGGACAGAAGACGCGAGCGGGCTCGGTCACCCGTGATCACCTCGGACCCGCCTCGGCCGACGCCTGGTGCGTGGCGCGGCTGCGAGCCGCCGGCGCCGTTGTGGTCGGCAAGACCAACACGGTCGAATATGCCTTTGGCGGCTGGGGCACCAATGTGATCGCCGGCACGCCGGTCAATCCGCATGACCGCAAGGTCCATCGCGTGCCCGGCGGCTCGTCGTCCGGCTCGGGCGTGGCGGTTGGCGCCG
This region of Phreatobacter aquaticus genomic DNA includes:
- a CDS encoding NAD(P)/FAD-dependent oxidoreductase, producing the protein MSAFTIDAVVIGAGVVGLATARRLALAGLETLVIEAADAIGTGTSSRNSEVIHAALYYPTGSIKATACLAGKRLLYRYCDARGVTAKRCGKLMVATSDDQLPKLQAIWDQAERNGVEDMHWLSGEAARAIEPEVTCIKAFLSGSTGIVDSHGYMLALQGDLENAGGMVAFETPVVAARIEADGIVLVTGGAEAGEIKARIVVNAAGHSAPKLAGLMQGFPAEHVPEQWYAKGNYFSLVGHQPFSRLVYPMPDTAGLGVHATVDLQGRNRFGPDVQWVESEHDLIVDPARSESFYAAIRAYWPGLPDGALSPDYAGIRPKLHGPGTPMPDFRVDGPEVHGIAGLVNLLGIESPGLTASLAIAELTASRLGLPPKDTIS